In Massilia violaceinigra, one DNA window encodes the following:
- a CDS encoding argininosuccinate synthase gives MSDIKKVVLAYSGGLDTSVILKWLQDNYKCEIVTFTADLGQGEELEPARAKAIKFGIKPENIYIDDVREEFVRDFVFPMFRANTVYEGEYLLGTSIARPLIAKRLIEITRATGADAISHGATGKGNDQVRFELGAYALKPDVKIIAPWREWDLLSREKLLKYAEDAGIAVDMKHKNGGAPYSMDANLLHISFEGRHLENPSAEAEESMWRWTVSPEAAPDQAEYLDLEYEKGDIVAINGVRMSPAAVLTELNRLGGKHGIGRLDLVENRYVGMKSRGCYETPGGTIMLRGHRAIESITLDREVAHLKDDLMPRYASMIYNGYWWAPERVALQTLIDHTQQTVNGWVRMKLYKGNVIVVSRDSKTDSLFDMNIATFDEDGGAYNQADAGGFIKLNALRMRIAAVAREKRGQ, from the coding sequence ATGAGCGACATCAAAAAAGTAGTCCTCGCCTATTCGGGCGGCCTGGACACCTCGGTCATCCTCAAGTGGCTGCAGGATAACTACAAGTGCGAGATCGTCACCTTCACCGCCGACCTGGGCCAGGGCGAAGAACTGGAACCGGCGCGCGCGAAAGCGATCAAGTTCGGCATCAAGCCGGAGAATATCTACATCGACGACGTGCGCGAAGAATTCGTGCGCGACTTCGTATTTCCGATGTTCCGCGCCAACACCGTGTACGAAGGCGAATACCTGCTGGGCACCTCGATCGCCCGTCCCCTGATCGCCAAGCGCCTGATCGAGATCACGCGCGCCACCGGCGCCGACGCGATTTCGCACGGCGCCACCGGCAAGGGCAACGACCAGGTGCGCTTCGAGCTGGGCGCGTATGCGCTTAAACCCGACGTCAAGATCATCGCCCCATGGCGCGAATGGGACCTGCTGTCGCGCGAAAAACTGCTGAAGTACGCGGAAGATGCCGGCATCGCCGTCGACATGAAGCACAAGAACGGCGGCGCGCCTTATTCGATGGACGCCAACCTGCTGCACATCTCCTTCGAAGGCCGGCATCTGGAAAACCCGAGCGCCGAAGCCGAGGAAAGCATGTGGCGCTGGACCGTCAGCCCGGAAGCGGCGCCCGACCAGGCCGAGTACCTGGACCTCGAATACGAAAAAGGCGACATCGTGGCCATCAACGGCGTGCGCATGTCGCCGGCCGCCGTGCTGACGGAACTGAACCGCCTGGGCGGCAAGCATGGCATCGGCCGCCTGGACCTGGTCGAGAACCGCTACGTCGGCATGAAGTCGCGCGGCTGCTATGAAACCCCGGGCGGCACCATCATGCTGCGCGGCCACCGCGCCATCGAATCGATCACCCTGGACCGCGAAGTGGCCCACCTCAAGGATGACCTGATGCCGCGCTACGCGTCGATGATTTACAACGGTTACTGGTGGGCGCCCGAGCGCGTCGCGCTGCAAACCCTGATCGACCACACCCAGCAGACCGTCAACGGCTGGGTTCGCATGAAGCTGTACAAGGGCAATGTGATCGTCGTCTCGCGCGATTCCAAGACCGATTCGCTGTTCGACATGAACATTGCGACCTTCGATGAAGATGGCGGCGCCTACAACCAGGCCGACGCCGGCGGTTTCATCAAGCTCAATGCGCTGCGCATGCGCATCGCCGCCGTGGCCCGCGAAAAGCGCGGCCAGTAA
- a CDS encoding chemotaxis protein CheW, producing MTIAPDQPHAPGLDDCWNRIGVAGDLSCPKLEQHVHCRNCDVYEGAARHSMQRPVGPGYREDWAALLRQPQAARARHDSSGLVFRLGREWLLLPARMVSAVAPLAASHSLPHRSGGALTGIVNVGGTLTPSIALASLLGIDDNDATVQRVRHVFARLLVIVWEEQRFALPVADLHGILRYGAASVGAPAATLNRGLQRYITGVLTHGEMRIGVLDAPLIGHQLNRLLR from the coding sequence ATGACGATCGCGCCCGACCAGCCGCACGCGCCCGGCCTCGACGATTGCTGGAACAGGATCGGCGTGGCCGGCGACCTCAGTTGCCCCAAGCTCGAACAGCATGTCCACTGCCGCAACTGCGATGTGTACGAAGGCGCGGCGCGCCACAGCATGCAGCGTCCGGTGGGGCCGGGCTACCGCGAGGACTGGGCCGCCCTGCTGCGCCAGCCGCAGGCCGCGCGCGCGCGGCACGACAGCTCCGGGCTGGTATTTCGCCTGGGGCGCGAATGGCTGCTGCTGCCGGCCCGGATGGTGTCCGCGGTCGCGCCGCTCGCCGCCAGCCACTCGCTTCCGCACCGCAGCGGCGGCGCGCTGACCGGCATCGTCAACGTCGGCGGCACCCTGACGCCTTCGATCGCGCTGGCCAGCCTGCTCGGCATCGACGACAACGACGCCACGGTCCAGCGCGTACGCCACGTGTTCGCGCGCTTGCTCGTCATCGTCTGGGAAGAGCAGCGCTTCGCCCTGCCGGTGGCCGACCTGCACGGCATCCTGCGCTACGGCGCGGCCAGCGTGGGCGCGCCGGCGGCCACCCTCAACAGGGGCCTGCAGCGCTACATTACCGGCGTGCTGACCCACGGCGAGATGCGCATCGGCGTGCTGGACGCCCCGCTGATCGGGCACCAGCTCAACAGGCTGCTGCGATGA
- a CDS encoding chemotaxis protein CheW, producing MKVMVFHIGADRYALPLWAVARVLPAAALKSIPLAPDYVAGLLDLHGAPVPVIDLSALAGVAPEQLWYDSRIILVDYPVADGGADETTRPLGLLAEHVVGVETIDSAALADAGVSGAPFLGQVAADGAGMLQLITLAQLLAPDVRAQLFPATGEAA from the coding sequence ATGAAAGTCATGGTCTTTCATATCGGCGCCGACCGCTACGCCCTGCCCCTGTGGGCGGTGGCGCGGGTGCTGCCGGCCGCCGCCCTCAAGTCCATTCCGCTCGCTCCCGATTACGTGGCCGGTCTGCTCGACCTGCACGGCGCGCCGGTGCCGGTAATCGACCTCTCGGCCCTGGCCGGCGTGGCGCCGGAGCAGCTGTGGTACGACTCGCGCATCATCCTGGTCGACTATCCGGTCGCCGACGGTGGTGCTGACGAAACCACGCGCCCGCTCGGCCTGCTGGCCGAACACGTGGTCGGCGTCGAGACCATCGATAGCGCCGCGCTGGCCGACGCCGGCGTGAGCGGCGCGCCGTTCCTGGGCCAGGTGGCCGCCGACGGCGCCGGCATGCTGCAACTGATCACCCTGGCACAGCTGCTCGCCCCCGACGTGCGCGCGCAACTGTTCCCCGCCACCGGAGAGGCGGCATGA
- a CDS encoding pyrimidine/purine nucleoside phosphorylase, translated as MSMIQNVAVSKKSNIYFDGKCVSHTLLLADGSKKTVGVIFPSQLTFNTAAPEVMEIVAGKCRVKLAGSEAWQDYAAGERFSVGANTAFDIETTETLDYVCHFG; from the coding sequence ATGAGCATGATTCAAAACGTCGCCGTCAGCAAGAAATCGAATATCTACTTCGACGGCAAATGCGTCTCGCACACGCTGTTGCTGGCCGATGGCAGCAAGAAAACGGTGGGCGTGATTTTCCCGTCGCAGCTGACGTTCAACACGGCGGCGCCGGAAGTGATGGAAATCGTCGCCGGCAAATGCCGGGTGAAGCTGGCGGGCAGCGAAGCGTGGCAAGACTACGCGGCGGGAGAGCGCTTCAGCGTCGGCGCCAACACCGCCTTCGACATCGAAACGACCGAGACGCTCGACTACGTCTGCCACTTCGGCTAA
- a CDS encoding diguanylate cyclase, with amino-acid sequence MSDVYKTYMPEPAVFKVRVLIVDDQPIIVEAVRRMLADQADIEYHYVLDSALARETAEQLQPTVILQDLVMPGIDGFGLIALYREHDSLRHVPVIVLSAKEDPKLKAHSFAVGANDYLVKLPDRLELLARVRYHSAAHINRLQRDEAFRFLRESQHKLAEANIELQKLAALDGLTGIANRRRFDDVIKLEWQRGQREQKPLSVLMCDIDCFKAYNDSFGHLPGDLCLKKTAAVLTENLKRPADLAARYGGEEFAIILPETDLAGAQVVADAVRSHLEKLALDNPQAPGGIVTMSIGVASVVPSRADTPEKLTARADKALYAAKTTGRNRVCTANAEAETAPIST; translated from the coding sequence ATGTCTGACGTTTACAAAACCTACATGCCGGAGCCGGCCGTTTTCAAGGTCCGGGTCCTGATCGTGGACGACCAGCCGATCATCGTCGAGGCGGTGCGGCGCATGCTGGCCGACCAGGCGGACATCGAATACCACTACGTGCTCGACTCGGCGCTGGCACGCGAGACCGCCGAGCAGCTGCAGCCGACCGTGATCCTGCAGGACCTGGTCATGCCCGGCATCGACGGCTTCGGGCTGATCGCGCTGTACCGCGAGCACGACAGCCTGCGCCACGTGCCCGTGATCGTGCTCTCGGCCAAGGAAGACCCCAAGCTCAAGGCGCACAGTTTCGCCGTGGGCGCCAACGACTACCTGGTCAAGCTGCCGGACCGGCTCGAACTGCTGGCGCGGGTGCGCTACCACTCGGCGGCCCACATCAACCGGCTGCAGCGCGACGAAGCGTTTCGCTTCCTGCGCGAAAGCCAGCACAAGCTGGCCGAAGCGAATATCGAACTGCAAAAGCTCGCCGCGCTGGACGGCCTGACCGGGATCGCCAACCGGCGCCGCTTCGACGACGTCATCAAGCTCGAATGGCAGCGCGGACAACGCGAGCAAAAGCCGCTGTCGGTGCTGATGTGCGACATCGATTGCTTCAAGGCTTACAACGACAGTTTCGGCCACCTTCCGGGCGACCTGTGCCTGAAAAAGACCGCGGCGGTGCTCACCGAGAACCTCAAGCGTCCGGCCGACCTGGCGGCGCGCTACGGCGGCGAAGAGTTTGCCATCATCCTGCCCGAGACCGACCTGGCCGGCGCGCAAGTGGTGGCCGACGCCGTGCGCAGCCACCTGGAAAAGCTGGCGCTGGACAATCCGCAAGCGCCGGGCGGCATTGTCACCATGTCGATCGGCGTGGCCAGCGTGGTGCCGTCGCGCGCCGACACGCCCGAAAAACTGACCGCACGCGCCGACAAGGCCCTGTACGCCGCCAAGACGACCGGACGCAACCGCGTGTGCACGGCTAACGCCGAGGCCGAGACCGCACCTATTTCCACCTGA
- a CDS encoding hybrid sensor histidine kinase/response regulator — protein MSTGSGDLSQFSMLDLFRMEADGQTQILTDGLLSMERGGGDAATTEAMMRAAHSIKGAAAIVGLDVVVQLAHGMEDAFIAAQHGQLQLTPARIDALLAGVDLILQFSTLDEASLPAWLEQHGARISAAMNSIAGIARIQSAPELEAYPVPGAAPAPDVALPEAAAPPAAPEEAAPHRVQGAPKAAQNFDRLLALASESRINAHQMHPFIAQLQRFKRNQASLFQALEQLHDAVVRSGDQALIEQSALTGQKAHPLKQFMLEHMADIESYERRLLGVSKNLVDEVLTLRMRPFRDGVQAFPRMVRDLARSLGKEAQLLIEGEETLVDRDILARIESPLNHMLRNAVDHGMESASERIAAGKPALGTIVLEARHRAGMLNIEIGDDGRGVDIERIRRQVIERKMASAAMAEAMSQPELIEFLFLPAFSLKETTSAISGRGVGLDIVHQTIREQNGTVRIESTPGAGFRTFITLPLTQSIVRALVVDVQGEAYAIPIVKVERVLKVPQSEIHTLENKQFFDFGGEHLGLVSAAQVLELGQIGSGAGELPVVVIGTAQRRYALVVDAIRGEQSLAVQALDPIFGKMRDISAGALLDDGAPVLILDVPDLLLSIDKLLHEGGLHQLGARGGPEKRKVKRILVVDDSLTVREMERKLLQGRGFQVDIAIDGIDGWNVVRSGDYDLLITDVDMPRMDGIELVGLVKKDIHLYKLPVMIVSYKDRPEDRARGMSAGADYYLTKGSFHDETLLNAVFDLIGEAGL, from the coding sequence ATGAGCACCGGCAGCGGCGACCTCAGTCAATTCTCGATGCTGGACCTGTTCCGCATGGAGGCGGACGGCCAGACCCAGATCCTCACCGATGGCCTCTTGAGCATGGAGCGCGGCGGTGGCGACGCCGCCACCACCGAAGCGATGATGCGCGCCGCACATTCGATCAAGGGCGCGGCCGCCATCGTCGGCCTGGATGTCGTGGTGCAGCTCGCGCACGGCATGGAAGACGCCTTCATCGCCGCCCAGCATGGCCAGCTGCAGCTCACGCCCGCGCGCATCGACGCGCTGCTGGCCGGGGTCGACCTGATACTGCAGTTCTCGACTCTGGACGAGGCATCGCTGCCGGCCTGGCTGGAGCAGCACGGCGCGCGCATCAGCGCCGCCATGAACAGCATCGCCGGCATCGCCCGGATCCAGTCGGCGCCGGAGCTGGAAGCGTACCCGGTTCCGGGCGCGGCGCCGGCGCCGGACGTGGCGCTGCCCGAAGCCGCCGCGCCGCCCGCCGCGCCTGAAGAAGCGGCGCCGCATCGGGTCCAGGGCGCGCCCAAGGCGGCCCAGAACTTCGACCGCCTGCTGGCCCTGGCCAGCGAATCGCGCATCAACGCGCACCAGATGCACCCCTTCATCGCACAGCTGCAGCGCTTCAAGCGCAACCAGGCCAGCCTGTTCCAGGCGCTCGAACAGCTGCACGACGCCGTGGTGCGCAGCGGCGACCAGGCCTTGATCGAACAATCGGCCCTGACCGGCCAGAAGGCCCATCCGCTCAAGCAGTTCATGCTCGAACACATGGCCGACATCGAAAGCTACGAGCGGCGCCTGCTGGGCGTATCGAAAAACCTGGTGGATGAAGTGCTGACCTTGCGCATGCGCCCTTTCCGCGACGGCGTGCAAGCGTTCCCGCGCATGGTGCGCGACCTGGCGCGCAGCCTGGGGAAAGAAGCGCAGCTGCTGATCGAAGGCGAAGAAACGCTGGTCGACCGCGACATCCTGGCGCGTATCGAAAGCCCGCTCAACCACATGCTGCGCAACGCCGTCGACCATGGCATGGAAAGCGCGTCCGAACGGATCGCCGCCGGCAAGCCGGCGCTCGGCACCATCGTGCTCGAAGCGCGCCACCGCGCCGGCATGCTCAATATCGAGATCGGCGACGACGGGCGCGGGGTCGACATCGAGCGCATCCGGCGCCAGGTAATCGAGCGCAAGATGGCCAGCGCCGCGATGGCCGAAGCCATGTCGCAGCCGGAGCTGATCGAATTCCTGTTCCTGCCCGCCTTCAGCCTGAAGGAAACCACCAGCGCCATTTCCGGGCGCGGCGTGGGGCTCGACATCGTGCACCAGACCATCCGCGAACAGAATGGCACGGTGCGCATCGAGTCCACGCCGGGCGCGGGCTTCCGTACCTTCATCACGCTGCCGCTGACCCAGTCGATCGTGCGCGCGCTGGTGGTCGACGTGCAGGGCGAAGCCTATGCGATCCCGATCGTCAAGGTCGAACGGGTGCTCAAGGTGCCGCAAAGCGAAATCCACACCCTGGAGAACAAGCAGTTCTTCGACTTCGGCGGCGAGCACCTCGGGCTCGTGTCGGCCGCCCAGGTGCTGGAACTGGGCCAGATCGGCAGCGGCGCCGGCGAACTGCCGGTGGTGGTGATCGGCACGGCCCAGCGCCGCTATGCGCTGGTGGTCGATGCCATCCGCGGCGAGCAAAGCCTGGCGGTGCAGGCGCTCGACCCGATCTTCGGCAAGATGCGCGACATCAGCGCCGGCGCCCTGCTCGACGACGGCGCCCCGGTCCTGATTCTCGACGTGCCCGACCTGCTGCTGTCGATCGACAAGCTGCTGCACGAAGGCGGCCTGCACCAGCTGGGCGCGCGCGGCGGCCCCGAAAAACGCAAGGTCAAGCGCATCCTGGTGGTGGACGACTCGCTCACCGTGCGCGAAATGGAACGCAAGCTGCTGCAGGGGCGCGGCTTCCAGGTCGACATCGCCATCGACGGCATCGACGGCTGGAACGTGGTGCGCAGCGGCGACTACGACCTCTTAATCACCGACGTCGACATGCCGCGCATGGACGGCATCGAGCTCGTTGGCCTGGTCAAGAAAGATATCCACTTGTACAAACTGCCCGTCATGATCGTCTCCTACAAGGATCGCCCGGAAGACCGCGCGCGCGGCATGAGCGCCGGCGCCGACTACTACCTGACCAAGGGCAGCTTCCACGACGAGACCCTGCTCAACGCCGTGTTCGACCTGATCGGAGAGGCGGGCCTATGA
- a CDS encoding methyl-accepting chemotaxis protein has translation MFTDLSIKNKLFLGFGAIVAIILFLLILAYNNFSKMSDANRWDRHTLEVLLETNKIATNVLEIQAEARGFLLTGDERFLTPQVNEEKFLEENIRHAILLTADNPTQNARVRKVDEMTGVWLKNVIRPLIAKRRELGKAPDAAQQISSSAELANGFQTVSEVRSLIAQIGEDENALLAARSAESAQLQKTMSRLLSVGGVICVALASIVAWMLARALLNPLNNLTEAVGKIAAGQQSARASVVSRDELGKVTEEFNRMAQSIQDSQANEAAATNALRANVDALLDVVSKAAIGDLTGTVTITGTDAIGRMGEGLKTMVGNLRILLNNVQKAGIQVTTSATEIAASAKQQEATGIEQAQTSIEILSTTKEISANTTQLLKTMEDATAVADYTTSATADAQQNLKRMDSTMQHMVSATDSINAKLAALSEKASNINSVLITITKVADQTNILSLNAAIEAEKAGDAGRGFSVVATEIRRLADQTSVSTWDIEQMLKEMQSAVSASVMGMDKFSEEIRRSVGEVRQVGEQLSTVMDQVQKLAPQFDLVLQGMQSQAVGASQISDTMMQLNDATQQTVESLKATSEAVHQLQYAASDLQSSVATFSVNT, from the coding sequence ATGTTTACAGACCTGAGCATCAAGAACAAGCTGTTTCTCGGCTTCGGCGCCATCGTCGCCATCATCCTGTTCCTGCTGATTCTGGCCTACAACAATTTCTCCAAGATGTCGGATGCCAATCGCTGGGACCGCCATACCCTGGAAGTGCTGCTGGAAACTAACAAAATCGCCACCAACGTGCTGGAAATCCAGGCCGAGGCGCGCGGCTTCCTGCTCACCGGCGACGAACGCTTCCTGACGCCCCAGGTCAATGAAGAGAAGTTTCTTGAGGAAAATATCCGCCACGCCATCCTGCTGACCGCCGACAATCCAACGCAAAACGCACGCGTGCGCAAGGTCGACGAGATGACCGGCGTCTGGCTCAAGAACGTGATCCGCCCGCTGATCGCCAAGCGCCGCGAACTCGGCAAGGCGCCCGACGCCGCCCAGCAGATCAGCAGCTCGGCCGAACTGGCCAACGGTTTCCAGACGGTGAGCGAAGTGCGCTCCCTGATCGCCCAGATCGGCGAAGACGAAAACGCCTTGCTGGCGGCCCGCAGCGCCGAATCGGCGCAGCTGCAGAAAACCATGTCGCGGCTGCTCAGCGTGGGCGGCGTGATCTGCGTGGCGCTGGCCTCGATCGTGGCCTGGATGCTGGCGCGCGCGCTGTTAAATCCGCTCAACAACCTGACCGAGGCGGTCGGCAAGATCGCCGCCGGCCAGCAGTCGGCGCGCGCATCCGTGGTCTCGCGCGATGAACTGGGCAAGGTCACCGAGGAATTCAACCGCATGGCGCAGTCGATCCAGGACAGCCAGGCCAACGAGGCCGCCGCCACCAACGCGCTGCGCGCCAATGTCGACGCCCTGCTCGACGTGGTTTCCAAGGCCGCCATCGGCGACCTGACCGGCACCGTGACCATCACCGGCACCGACGCCATCGGGCGCATGGGCGAAGGCCTGAAAACCATGGTCGGCAACCTGCGCATCCTGCTCAACAACGTGCAAAAGGCCGGCATCCAGGTCACCACCTCGGCCACCGAAATCGCCGCCTCGGCCAAGCAGCAGGAAGCGACCGGCATCGAGCAAGCCCAGACCAGCATCGAAATCCTTTCGACCACCAAGGAAATCTCGGCCAACACCACGCAGCTGCTCAAAACCATGGAAGACGCCACCGCGGTGGCCGACTACACCACCAGCGCCACCGCCGACGCCCAGCAAAACCTGAAACGCATGGACAGCACCATGCAGCACATGGTCTCGGCCACCGATTCGATCAATGCCAAGCTGGCGGCGCTGTCGGAAAAGGCCAGCAACATCAACAGTGTTTTGATCACCATCACCAAGGTGGCCGACCAGACCAACATCCTCTCGCTCAACGCCGCCATCGAAGCCGAGAAAGCCGGCGACGCCGGGCGCGGTTTTTCGGTGGTGGCCACCGAAATCCGGCGCCTGGCCGACCAGACCTCGGTGTCGACCTGGGACATCGAGCAAATGCTCAAGGAAATGCAGTCGGCGGTATCGGCCAGCGTGATGGGCATGGACAAATTCTCCGAAGAGATCCGGCGCAGCGTGGGCGAAGTGCGCCAGGTGGGCGAACAGCTCTCCACCGTGATGGACCAGGTGCAGAAGCTGGCGCCCCAGTTCGACCTGGTGCTGCAGGGGATGCAGTCGCAGGCGGTGGGCGCCTCGCAGATTTCCGACACCATGATGCAGCTCAACGACGCCACCCAGCAGACCGTCGAATCGCTGAAAGCGACCAGCGAAGCGGTGCACCAGCTGCAGTATGCGGCGAGCGACCTGCAATCGTCGGTGGCGACCTTCTCGGTCAATACCTGA
- a CDS encoding CheR family methyltransferase has product MKARDLLQQVTGLNLTDAVVNRAVERRMQALALDDMRAYDRLLATGAAELGALTELVVVPESWMFRDAEAFVAASAFIQRRLAAKPVRPVRILSVPCAGGEEPYSMAMSLQSAGVAAADYAIDAVDLSEVALARARAGRYTRNAFRGRHLDFRERYFVAAGAEYQIGDDIRAQVSFNQANLLDPAFSNRPGYYDVIFCRNLLIYFDDPTVASAIASLARLLADDGILFAGYAEVPAFCRNGFGALRAPGAFALEKTGAHASWPARIPARQHVRPLAPLRPATPAPAPVPPPPASAAPPVRAAPPAAARPAQADMLARARRQADVGDYQGAAAACRELLEQNPDSADAYFILGMVSECEQRMAEAGDHWRRCVYLQPDHYEALCHLALLAEQSGEPAQATALKQRAARIYQRRNDGDQRKGAQ; this is encoded by the coding sequence ATGAAGGCGCGCGACCTCCTGCAGCAGGTAACGGGGCTGAACCTGACCGACGCCGTGGTGAACCGCGCCGTCGAACGGCGCATGCAGGCGCTCGCGCTGGACGACATGCGCGCCTACGACCGCCTGCTCGCGACCGGCGCGGCGGAACTGGGCGCGCTGACCGAACTGGTGGTGGTGCCCGAATCGTGGATGTTCCGCGACGCCGAAGCGTTTGTCGCGGCCAGCGCCTTCATTCAGCGGCGCTTGGCGGCCAAGCCGGTGCGCCCGGTGCGCATCCTGTCGGTGCCGTGCGCCGGCGGCGAAGAACCGTATTCGATGGCCATGTCGCTGCAAAGCGCCGGCGTGGCCGCCGCCGATTATGCGATCGACGCGGTCGACCTGTCCGAGGTGGCGCTGGCGCGCGCGCGCGCCGGGCGCTACACCCGCAACGCCTTTCGCGGCCGCCACCTCGATTTCCGCGAACGCTACTTCGTCGCCGCCGGCGCCGAGTACCAGATCGGCGACGATATCCGCGCCCAGGTGAGCTTCAACCAGGCCAACCTGCTCGATCCCGCCTTTTCCAACCGGCCGGGCTACTACGACGTCATCTTTTGCCGCAATCTGCTGATCTACTTCGACGACCCCACCGTGGCCAGCGCCATCGCCAGCCTGGCGCGCCTGCTGGCCGACGACGGCATTCTGTTCGCCGGCTATGCCGAGGTGCCGGCGTTCTGCCGCAACGGCTTCGGTGCGCTGCGCGCGCCGGGCGCGTTCGCCCTCGAAAAAACCGGCGCCCACGCCTCCTGGCCGGCGCGCATCCCGGCGCGCCAGCACGTGCGCCCGCTGGCGCCGCTGCGGCCCGCAACGCCCGCCCCCGCGCCCGTGCCGCCACCACCGGCATCGGCCGCGCCGCCAGTGCGTGCCGCGCCGCCGGCGGCCGCGCGGCCCGCCCAGGCCGACATGCTGGCGCGCGCGCGCCGCCAGGCCGACGTCGGGGACTACCAGGGCGCCGCCGCAGCCTGCCGCGAACTGCTGGAACAGAACCCCGATTCGGCCGATGCCTACTTCATCCTCGGCATGGTCAGCGAATGCGAGCAGCGCATGGCCGAAGCGGGCGACCACTGGCGCCGCTGCGTCTACCTGCAGCCGGACCACTACGAAGCGCTGTGCCACCTGGCGCTGCTGGCCGAGCAAAGCGGCGAACCGGCCCAGGCGACCGCCCTCAAGCAGCGCGCTGCGCGCATCTATCAGCGCCGCAATGACGGCGACCAACGCAAAGGCGCCCAATGA
- the cheB gene encoding chemotaxis-specific protein-glutamate methyltransferase CheB — translation MKIGIANDVAMAAEALRRVVASTSEHQVVWIARTGLEAVRMCVDNRPDLVLMDLNMPELDGVEATRQIMEKAPCAILVVTGQPQDNVSQVFRALGAGALDVTATPLLARGGGGDSALLHKIKTIGKLIRVSGADAHPAQPPDRFDGKIKHLLAIGSSTGGPIAVAKALAGWNPAPGTAIVVVQHIDENFAAHFSKWLGEQLVMPVRVIDDGDALEAGCVQIARTNDHLVMSARHRLHYDEAPRDYAYRPSVDVFFHCVARHWDGDATGVLLTGMGRDGANGLLAMRQAGKTTIAQDQASSAVYGMPRAAAEIDAAQQILSLENIGRALRSRIGTKPAGN, via the coding sequence ATGAAAATCGGCATCGCCAACGACGTCGCCATGGCGGCCGAAGCGCTGCGCCGCGTGGTGGCCAGCACCAGCGAGCACCAGGTGGTGTGGATCGCCCGCACCGGCCTGGAAGCGGTGCGCATGTGCGTCGACAACCGTCCGGACCTGGTCTTGATGGACCTGAACATGCCGGAACTGGACGGGGTCGAAGCGACGCGCCAGATCATGGAAAAGGCGCCGTGCGCGATCCTGGTGGTGACCGGCCAGCCGCAGGACAACGTCAGCCAGGTGTTCCGCGCGCTCGGCGCCGGCGCGCTCGACGTCACCGCCACGCCACTGCTGGCGCGCGGCGGCGGGGGAGATAGCGCGCTGCTGCACAAGATCAAAACCATCGGCAAACTGATTCGCGTCAGCGGCGCCGACGCCCATCCCGCGCAGCCGCCCGACCGCTTCGACGGCAAGATCAAGCACCTGCTGGCGATCGGCTCCTCGACCGGCGGCCCGATTGCCGTGGCCAAGGCGCTGGCAGGGTGGAATCCGGCGCCCGGCACCGCCATCGTGGTGGTCCAGCACATCGATGAAAACTTCGCCGCCCATTTTTCCAAGTGGCTGGGCGAACAGCTGGTCATGCCGGTGCGGGTGATCGACGACGGCGACGCGCTCGAAGCGGGCTGCGTGCAGATCGCCCGCACCAACGACCACCTGGTCATGAGCGCGCGCCACCGCCTGCACTACGACGAAGCCCCGCGCGACTACGCCTACCGGCCTTCGGTCGACGTGTTTTTCCATTGCGTGGCACGGCACTGGGACGGCGACGCCACCGGCGTGCTGCTGACCGGGATGGGGCGCGACGGCGCCAACGGCCTGCTCGCCATGCGCCAGGCCGGCAAGACCACCATCGCCCAGGACCAGGCCAGCAGCGCTGTGTACGGAATGCCACGCGCGGCCGCCGAGATTGATGCCGCGCAGCAAATTTTGTCCTTGGAAAACATCGGACGGGCATTGCGCAGTAGAATTGGGACCAAACCGGCCGGAAACTAG